The genomic interval GCCTGCCGCGACGTCGCCGAGGGAGCATTCCTGGCGCTGGGCAAGCTGCGCGCGACGCTGAGGGTACCCTGATGGACCGTCTCGTTCGCTCCCGGCGCTTGGCCTCGGTGCTCGACGCCGTGGGCAACACGCCGCTCTTGCGCTTGGAGAAGGTCGCCCAGAGCGCACCCAGCGTGGAGGTGTACGTCAAGCTCGAGTTCGCGAACCCCGGCGGCTCCGTGAAGGATCGCCCGGCGCTGAACATCATGAAGGACGCCATCGCGGATGGGCGCCTGGCCGGCGGCAGGGTGCTGATCGACGCGACCAGCGGCAACACCGGAGTGGCCTACGCCATGGTGGGCGCCGCCCTCGGCATCGAGGTGGAGCTGGTGATGCCCAAGAACGTCACCAAGGCGCGCAAGGACATCACTCAGGCCTACGGCGCGAAGCTCGTGTACAGCGATCCGATGGAAGGTTCCGACGGCGCCATTCGCCTGGTGCGGAAGATGGTGGCAGAAGACCCCGAGCGCTACTTCTACGCGGATCAGTACTCGAACCCGTCCAACCCCGGCGCCCACGAGAAGACCACCGGCGAAGAGATCTTGGACGCCCTGGGAGATCGCATCACGCACTTCGTTGCCGGGCTCGGCACCAGCGGCACCATGATGGGTACCACCCGGCGGCTTCATCGTCACACGCGCAAGATCACCTGCGTGGAGATGCAACCCGCGGAAGCGCTGCACGGACTCGAGGGGCTGAAGCACATGGAGTCGAGCATCGTGCCGAACATCTACGACTCCGGTGTGCCGGACGAGCGCATCACCGTGGACACGGAGGACGGCTGGGACATGGCCGACCGGGTGGCGGCGGAAGAGGGGCTGCACGTCGGGCATTCCAGCGGCGCGAATATCTTCGCCGCGGTGAAGATCGCCGAGCGCCTGCATCGAGAGCAGGGCGGCGGTTGCGTGGTGACCATCGCCTGCGACCGTGGGGATCGCTACTTCGCCCCCATGAAATGGGAACGGAGGTACCGGTGGTGAGCGAGCCGGCTTGGGTGCGCGGAGGCATCCGAATTCCCAGGTCCGTGTTGGACGAGATCGAGCGGGCCGGCCGCGCGGCGTACCAGCGGGACGAAGAGGCCTGTGGCTACCTGGTCGGACCGGACGCCGACCCGCTGCTCGCGGACCGGGCGGTGGAGCTGGAGAACTTGGCAAACAAGTACCACCGGGTGGATCCCGAAGGCCATCCACGCACCGGCCGGGAGTACTTCAAGATCAACTCCTTGGTCTTCGAGCGAGCAATCCGCGAAGGCGCCGAGGGCGGCCGTCCGGTGAAGGTGTTCTTTCACTCCCACCTCGACTGCGGCGCGTACTTCAGCGCCGAAGACGCCGCCAGCATGACCATGGGGGGCGCCGGCGGCCCGAGCTACGCCCTCAGCTATCTCGTCACCGCGGTGGACGCCGGCGAGGTCACGGCCCACAAGCTCTTCATTTGGGACGACGCGAAGCGGGAGTTCGTGGAGGCCCCGCTCTCGGTGATCGAAGGCTGAAGGTGAGAGCTCTCGTTGCCGCCGCGGTCGCGCTGGGCTGCTCCCTCGTCGGAAGTGCGGCACGTGCGGACCTGAACGACGACCTGGCCGCCCTCACCCGCGCGTACGGCGCCGCGGAGAACGTGCGCCACCTCACGCCGCGACTCTACGAGCGCGGCGACGTGCGACCGTTGTTGCTCGACGGCGAAGAGACGGACCCTTCCAGCGAAGGGTGCACCACGGTGGTGGTGCTCGGTAGCCCGACTACCAGCTTCGTGCTCCGCTTCGCGCCCACGGCTCGGGGCCCGGAGTTCGCCGACGGCGAGAACCCCGAGCAGAGCGTCGCCGGAGCGGCGCAGCTGGTTCGCTGCGGGATCCGCAAGTCGATGCTGGGTCGCCTGGTGTTGGAGATGCGCTCACCTCGGGGCGTGCTCGAAACACTGGTGGTGCGCGCGAAGCACCCCGTCGCCGCCCTCACCCGCACCCTGGCCGGGCGCGCCCCCGGCCCGAGCGCGCCCTTCGGCCAGTCCGGCCCGCGCCCCACGGCGCCCCCGCTGGCAGAGCGGGCGCGCGCCACGGAAGCCCGAGAAAAGCGCCAAGGCGCCGCCGCAGTGGATCGCCGCCTGCTGCAAGCCGATCGCAACGGCACCGGCGAAGTGCTCTTGACGCTACCTTCCGGGTGCCACCGCTTCGACGTACTGGGCGTCTCCACTCCCAGCCACGCGCCGCACGGCGTGGACGTGGACGCCGAGCTGGTGTGGCTCGCCAATGGCGAGATCGGCGCGCGGGACCGCACCGAAAGTGCCGACGCGACCCTCGCCTTGTGCAACGGCGAGGCGGCTCCCGCGCGTTTGCGCTTCATCGGATCGCCACCAGGAGCACCCGTAGTGGTGCTGGCGGCACGCTGGCCGCTGCCAGCAGCGCTGCCGGAGTACTGGGGACCCACCGTGCGCGCACGCATGGCGGAAACGCTGCGAGACAACCACGTTCGCAATCTCGCCAGCGCGCCCGTCTACTCCTCCCTCGGCGTCACCGGCGTCACGCTGCTGCCCTTGGAGGTCGAGCCGGGGCGCTGTTACATCGCGGCGCTGGCGGCGCTGCGCGGCACGACTGCGGGTCTCGCGGTCGGCCTCGGCAGCGGCACGACCCGCGGGCAGAATCGCTCCACGGCCGATCAGTC from Polyangiaceae bacterium carries:
- a CDS encoding pyridoxal-phosphate dependent enzyme; translation: MDRLVRSRRLASVLDAVGNTPLLRLEKVAQSAPSVEVYVKLEFANPGGSVKDRPALNIMKDAIADGRLAGGRVLIDATSGNTGVAYAMVGAALGIEVELVMPKNVTKARKDITQAYGAKLVYSDPMEGSDGAIRLVRKMVAEDPERYFYADQYSNPSNPGAHEKTTGEEILDALGDRITHFVAGLGTSGTMMGTTRRLHRHTRKITCVEMQPAEALHGLEGLKHMESSIVPNIYDSGVPDERITVDTEDGWDMADRVAAEEGLHVGHSSGANIFAAVKIAERLHREQGGGCVVTIACDRGDRYFAPMKWERRYRW
- a CDS encoding Mov34/MPN/PAD-1 family protein: MGTEVPVVSEPAWVRGGIRIPRSVLDEIERAGRAAYQRDEEACGYLVGPDADPLLADRAVELENLANKYHRVDPEGHPRTGREYFKINSLVFERAIREGAEGGRPVKVFFHSHLDCGAYFSAEDAASMTMGGAGGPSYALSYLVTAVDAGEVTAHKLFIWDDAKREFVEAPLSVIEG